One part of the Glycine max cultivar Williams 82 chromosome 14, Glycine_max_v4.0, whole genome shotgun sequence genome encodes these proteins:
- the LOC100779772 gene encoding uncharacterized protein LOC100779772, producing MMPPGLVSNLQEVLLNRKGDSNSNSNSNNAEQHEQSSENSEPVEFDASKPIVLVTNSDGVESPGLTHLVEALVQQGLYNVHVCVPQSDKSVSAHSVTLRETIEAASAKISGATAFEISGTPVDCVSLALSGALFSWSKPMLVISGINRGSNCGHHMFYSGVVAGAREALLCGVPALSISLNWKKDESQENDFKDAVSVCLPLINTAIRDVEKGTFPKSCLLNVEIPTSPLSNKGFKLTKQSMWRSTPNWLAVSTSRYPTGHFLANQGGLGLQFAQLGRDASAAGAARRLATQKKNLEIIESMGAAGKSDPNRVKKYFRLEFLDNQQEEEVDEDLDYRALESGYVAVTPLSISPHIETVIQMAASDWISAVLPGEQ from the exons ATGATGCCCCCGGGACTCGTTTCCAATCTCCAAGAAGTGCTTCTCAACCGAAAAGGCGATTCCAATTCGAATTCGAATTCAAATAATGCAGAGCAGCATGAACAATCCAGCGAGAACTCGGAGCCTGTTGAATTCGACGCCTCGAAGCCAATTGTGTTGGTGACGAACAGTGATGGCGTCGAATCCCCTGGCCTCACGCACCTCGTTGAAGCTCTCGTTCAACAAGGCCTTTACAATGTCCACGTCTGCGTTCCTCAATC GGACAAATCGGTTTCGGCGCACTCCGTAACGCTCCGAGAAACTATTGAAGCTGCTTCTGCCAAAATTAGTGGCGCCACCGCCTTTGAGATTTCag GAACTCCTGTGGATTGTGTTTCGCTAGCGTTATCTGGAGCGTTGTTTTCGTGGTCTAAGCCTATGCTG GTTATTAGTGGGATTAACCGCGGATCAAACTGTGGTCATCACAT GTTCTACTCAGGGGTTGTTGCCGGAGCTAGGGAAGCGTTGTTATGTGGTGTACCGGCATTATCAATATCATTAAATTG GAAGAAGGATGAAAGTCAGGAAAACGATTTCAAGGATGCTGTATCAGTCTGTTTACCATTAATAAACACAGCTATTAGGGATGTTGAAAAGGGAACTTTTCCCAAAAGCTGCCTTTTAAATGTAGAAATTCCGACATCTCCTTTGAGTAACAAG ggcTTCAAATTAACCAAGCAAAGTATGTGGAGATCCACTCCAAACTGGCTAGCTGTTTCCACCAGCCGTTATCCAACTGGTCATTTCTTGGCCAATCAAGGGGGCCTTGGTCTTCAGTTTGCACAGCTTGGCCGAGATGCTTCTGCAGCT GGTGCAGCTCGTCGATTGGCTACACAGAAGAAGAATTTGGAGATTATTGAATCAATGGGAGCTGCAGGGAAATCTGATCCCAACAGGGTGAAGAAGTATTTCAGACTAGAG TTTCTGGACAATCAGCAGGAGGAAGAAGTAGACGAAGATCTGGATTACAGAGCACTTGAAAGTGGATAT GTCGCAGTGACTCCGCTGTCTATTTCTCCTCATATTGAGACTGTTATTCAAATGGCAGCTTCTGATTGGATTTCTGCTGTGCTTCCTGGTGAACAATAA